One Sphingomonas limnosediminicola DNA segment encodes these proteins:
- a CDS encoding UrcA family protein — translation MLKTLTAMAALVVASALVLPTVSQAQDSNSMRVSYADLNLGSSIGQHRLQSRISGAAKIVCVIEDSREMALAAATKDCRSDAVARAQPAYEEAVASAKRGSVTVLDAAALVITAQ, via the coding sequence ATGTTGAAGACTCTCACCGCCATGGCTGCGCTGGTCGTCGCTTCCGCGCTGGTCCTTCCGACGGTCAGTCAGGCCCAGGACAGCAATTCGATGCGCGTGTCCTATGCCGATTTGAACCTCGGATCGTCGATCGGCCAGCATCGGCTCCAAAGCCGCATTTCCGGCGCCGCCAAGATCGTTTGCGTGATCGAGGATTCGCGCGAGATGGCACTTGCCGCCGCGACGAAGGATTGCCGGAGCGATGCGGTTGCCCGTGCGCAGCCGGCCTATGAAGAGGCGGTCGCATCCGCCAAGCGCGGGTCGGTCACGGT
- a CDS encoding dicarboxylate/amino acid:cation symporter: MTASEGAHKPAKSGSLRAYYALAALVAGVLLGAGANSLSESARQPLLDTASFVGTLWLNGLKMTVIPLVVALLVVGIAKSREAAAGGRIAGRSVLSIVIICTASAVFGALATLLLTNMFPLGRETAQALQTALAGVEQKSSGPLPGVLDFFKGVVPDNVFAAATNGDILPLVVFAVLFALALGRISDERRRAVVGLFEAIGDALLVVIGWVLWIAPLGVFALALTVGSAAGGAAFTGLGHYVVLISMVGILVTLAAYPLAAIAGGMGIGRFARGAIAPQAVAISTRSSLASLPAMLTAARALGIREQVADVTLPIAVALFRATGPAMNVGVAFYVAHWLGLEPSITQMIAATAVGAVMSYGAVSLPGEITFISSIAPIAMALGVPVAPLALLVAVEMIPDIFRTVGNVTMDVAVTALVDRSTKRSSKS, from the coding sequence TTGACCGCTTCGGAAGGGGCGCACAAACCGGCGAAGAGCGGCAGCCTGCGCGCCTATTACGCGCTGGCCGCTCTCGTCGCCGGTGTCCTGCTCGGTGCCGGCGCGAACAGCCTGAGCGAGAGCGCTCGGCAGCCGTTGCTCGATACGGCGAGCTTCGTCGGCACCCTGTGGCTCAATGGGCTGAAGATGACGGTCATTCCGCTCGTCGTCGCGCTGCTCGTTGTCGGCATCGCAAAGAGCCGCGAAGCCGCGGCAGGCGGGCGGATTGCCGGTAGGTCGGTATTGTCGATCGTCATCATCTGCACTGCGTCGGCCGTCTTTGGTGCGCTTGCGACCCTCCTGCTCACGAACATGTTCCCGCTTGGACGCGAGACGGCGCAGGCGCTGCAGACCGCGCTCGCGGGCGTCGAGCAGAAAAGCTCGGGACCACTTCCGGGCGTGTTGGACTTCTTCAAGGGAGTCGTGCCCGACAATGTGTTCGCCGCCGCGACAAATGGCGACATCCTCCCGCTGGTGGTTTTCGCCGTGCTGTTTGCGCTGGCGCTCGGGCGGATTTCGGACGAGCGCCGTCGGGCCGTCGTCGGCCTGTTCGAGGCGATTGGCGATGCACTACTCGTTGTCATTGGCTGGGTGCTGTGGATCGCGCCGCTCGGCGTCTTCGCGCTGGCGTTGACGGTGGGCTCGGCCGCGGGGGGAGCGGCATTCACCGGCCTCGGCCACTACGTCGTGTTGATTTCCATGGTCGGCATCCTCGTCACACTGGCCGCTTATCCACTGGCAGCGATCGCCGGCGGGATGGGGATTGGGCGTTTCGCGCGAGGTGCCATCGCGCCGCAAGCGGTGGCGATCTCGACACGGTCGTCGCTCGCTTCACTTCCCGCGATGCTGACGGCGGCGCGCGCACTCGGCATTCGCGAGCAGGTAGCTGATGTCACCTTGCCGATTGCCGTCGCATTGTTCCGGGCAACGGGCCCAGCGATGAATGTCGGCGTTGCCTTCTATGTCGCCCATTGGCTTGGACTCGAGCCCAGCATCACGCAAATGATCGCCGCCACGGCGGTTGGCGCAGTGATGAGCTATGGCGCCGTCAGCCTGCCGGGCGAGATTACCTTCATCAGCTCGATCGCGCCGATTGCCATGGCGCTTGGTGTGCCGGTGGCGCCGCTGGCGTTACTTGTAGCGGTGGAGATGATCCCCGACATTTTCCGCACGGTTGGCAATGTCACCATGGACGTCGCCGTCACCGCCCTCGTTGATCGCTCGACGAAAAGGTCGTCCAAAAGCTGA
- a CDS encoding methyltransferase yields the protein MKLLNSAALALALVAAPLVAKAAAKPLANVAASVAAPGRSADNVKLDESRKPAEVLRFLGLRPGMHVLDPFGLNKYWAEITAPAVGAKGHVTVWEPTQFLKDDGKKSFDEFAAKQKNISLISSPFEAPNLPKNSYDFALINLDYHDVYWTSEKYGIPRMDPDAWLKTLYAAMKSGATVGVIDHVANASNDVRATVDKFHRIDPAIVKADFKRAGFVLEGSSDLLRNPADDHNLLVFDPKIRGKTDRFLFKFKKPR from the coding sequence ATGAAGCTCCTCAATTCCGCCGCGCTTGCGCTCGCGCTGGTCGCAGCACCTCTCGTCGCCAAGGCCGCCGCCAAGCCATTGGCCAATGTCGCCGCGTCCGTTGCGGCGCCGGGTCGCTCGGCCGACAACGTCAAGCTCGACGAAAGCCGCAAGCCTGCCGAAGTGCTGCGCTTCCTCGGCCTGCGCCCGGGAATGCATGTGCTCGATCCGTTCGGTCTCAACAAATATTGGGCCGAGATTACCGCCCCGGCGGTCGGCGCGAAGGGGCACGTGACGGTGTGGGAGCCGACGCAGTTCCTGAAGGACGATGGCAAGAAGTCATTCGACGAATTTGCCGCCAAGCAGAAAAATATCAGCCTGATCTCTAGTCCGTTCGAGGCGCCAAACCTGCCGAAGAACAGCTACGACTTCGCGCTCATCAACCTCGATTATCACGACGTCTACTGGACGAGCGAAAAGTACGGCATCCCGCGCATGGACCCGGACGCGTGGCTGAAGACGCTCTATGCCGCGATGAAGTCCGGTGCGACCGTCGGCGTCATCGACCACGTGGCCAATGCCAGCAACGACGTGCGCGCGACCGTCGACAAGTTCCACCGCATTGACCCGGCGATCGTGAAGGCGGATTTCAAGCGCGCCGGCTTCGTCCTCGAAGGATCGAGCGACCTGCTGCGCAACCCGGCTGACGATCACAATCTTTTGGTCTTCGATCCCAAGATCCGCGGTAAGACCGACCGCTTCCTGTTCAAGTTCAAGAAGCCGCGTTGA